TTTGCCACTTGCCCGATCGCGTACACACTTACGGGCCACTTGCACaccacgcgcgcacacacttgcacacacacacgcacagcagtagggcaggggggggaggagggcgtAGGTGGGGGCGCGAGGGATGTTGTAAAAATCTGCGGCCACTTGCGCGACCCTTCCCAAGGGCCTCCAGCTAAACGGGGTCGGTTGGGCGGATTTCGCGGGGCGATGATGCCGTCGATGATGAAGCTGTGGGGAAGCGGACGACCAGCAGCGATACGCTCCGTTCTCCGCGATCCGCCAGCGTTGCTTTCGCTCCGTCCGCGTCTTGCCTGAAGTTGCACGCTCCGAAGTTGCTTCCGGCGTCCGCGACTTTTTCGGAATTTTCACGAAGGATTCTCCGGGgaaaaaatgtgtgtttcaTAAACAAAAATATGTCAATTCTTGCGGTGCAGCTCTCGGAGCCTCGAAGATGAACTTTTGCTTGGTGGCAACAGCCAGCATTTTGTGAGGGCAGTCTAAGCGCAAGCAGGATAGCCTGATGAAACAGCGATATTCCCCCACACCTTCCATCCCGTTTTTGCAGACCGTTTCAAGCGGGATTTAACATTTATAGCAACTGAAACGTACTTGAACTGGTCGTTGCAACACTTCAAAATATATTTATGgctttcttttaatttatttcttcgGACGCTCCCAGCGCTTTTTACATCTGATTATTCACAGTTTTACTGAAGTATCTTTGGGTTGGCAACGCGAAACACGTTTGGCACCATGTCGGCCAACGTGCGAAACAGTTCCTCGGACATATCATGCGGCAACAAAAGTTGCAGTGTATTCAGTTCCGCTCCACCCCAACTGGCTGATTCGATCATGAATCCTTTCGCGCATTTAAACACCAGTTCCGCTCTTCTTATACACCAGCTAACGGTCATGTCCTGCGAACGAAAAAGGGTTAAATTAAAACTCCTCTTCAAGGGCTCCTGGGGCTTGTGTAGTCTTACTTCCGACATTTCATGCCGCAGCAGCGCCGGAATGGTCAGTGTGGTAATGTCGTGTCGACTGGCGATTTTCAGTATGTTCCTCAGTCCCAGTATCACCGGATGCCGCGAATTGATTTCGCTAGGGCTTTGGAATGTTTCGTCCGAAATCAGATGAAAGATGACGTGCGAATGGGAGAGATTCGAGTGGCGTGTAATGTAGGCATCGCCCGGTTTCACCGTTACAACGTTTCGATCAGGACGCCTCccggcagcagccagcgacTGAGCGCCACTCAATTCTACCCCGGCCGGACCTGACGGATGTTGCAGATTGCGCAGATCTTCCTGGATATGCTCGATCTGGCGATCAATCTGATCAAAATGGAACTCCGTCGACAGGTTGGCATTGCGTCGCAGCTCACGATCCGGACTGATCGTACCGGACGGTGTCAGTACCACGATGCCACACAGTGAGCTGGAGTACAGGCCAAGAGCAACATTCGGACCTCCGAATGAACCCTCGCCGTACAATGGACTACACAGATCGGCCACACGGGCACTGAGAATCCGGATGTTGTGCATGTGCTTCAGCTGCGAACCCAGGTGGATAGTGAAGCTCTCTTCCATCGACGGTGTCTGCGCCGAGATCATTGACCAGCGATTGCCAATCTGCGTCGGACTTTCCGTCGATTGGCCGAGAAAACTTTCGTCCACGTGCTGGGTGACCCAGTGGCGGTACTCGTGCTTCTGATGTCCGCGCGTCGACTCCAGCTCGGACTCACACTGCTTGCGAATCATGTTCTGCATACCGTACTGTTTCGCCAGCATATGGTTGATGTTCTCCGATGTAATCGAGATGTCCAGTAGCTTCAGCTTGGCTTCGATCTCCTCCTGGTGCAACGTATTCATCGTGTTGATCTGCTGCGTCATCTGGGTGCTCAGGCTAGCGATCGTTCGGGCGTACTCGCGTTCTTTGTTCAGGATCtccggcagcagcgacgaGTGCACCAGCTGATGATAGCTTTGAGCAAAAATTTCCTCATCCGTTGGTCCGATCCGTTCCGCAAACTCGAGGTGCTCCTCCCGGTACAGCTTTTCCACGTCCAGCGCCAGTGTATCCACGTTCGGTGTCCCGTTGGTTCGAAATTTCTCCAGCAACATCTCATCCCGGTCATCGTAGAAGACTTGATTTTCACGCTCGACAAACTTTTGCAACACCCCGAGTAACTCCCGGTCCGCCTTCAGGAACTGC
The sequence above is a segment of the Anopheles darlingi chromosome 2, idAnoDarlMG_H_01, whole genome shotgun sequence genome. Coding sequences within it:
- the LOC125950151 gene encoding protein C12orf4 homolog, which translates into the protein MELEPSKVVDFHYEYKNVDDKPAKLVYAIEIPYRGSVAELSHQIVTARMDPIMQFLKADRELLGVLQKFVERENQVFYDDRDEMLLEKFRTNGTPNVDTLALDVEKLYREEHLEFAERIGPTDEEIFAQSYHQLVHSSLLPEILNKEREYARTIASLSTQMTQQINTMNTLHQEEIEAKLKLLDISITSENINHMLAKQYGMQNMIRKQCESELESTRGHQKHEYRHWVTQHVDESFLGQSTESPTQIGNRWSMISAQTPSMEESFTIHLGSQLKHMHNIRILSARVADLCSPLYGEGSFGGPNVALGLYSSSLCGIVVLTPSGTISPDRELRRNANLSTEFHFDQIDRQIEHIQEDLRNLQHPSGPAGVELSGAQSLAAAGRRPDRNVVTVKPGDAYITRHSNLSHSHVIFHLISDETFQSPSEINSRHPVILGLRNILKIASRHDITTLTIPALLRHEMSEDMTVSWCIRRAELVFKCAKGFMIESASWGGAELNTLQLLLPHDMSEELFRTLADMVPNVFRVANPKILQ